Proteins encoded within one genomic window of Bacillus sp. F19:
- a CDS encoding GNAT family N-acetyltransferase — MLKNETIHIRPFTVEDAEERLQLQLKNREFFEQFSMIRTPDFYTLETQRSMIQEYEQKNKEDTEYQFGIYLNEDNRLLGTIGLFQVMRSSLQSAVLGYFLDKAHNGKGYTTQAVKLIVNYAFEELKLHRIEAGVMPHNIGSIRVLEKAGFHKEGLARKNVMINGKWEDHEVLAILNPDD; from the coding sequence ATGTTAAAAAATGAAACCATTCATATAAGACCTTTTACAGTTGAGGATGCAGAAGAAAGACTTCAGCTGCAGCTCAAAAACCGCGAGTTCTTTGAACAATTCTCTATGATCCGCACACCTGATTTCTACACCCTGGAAACTCAGCGCAGCATGATCCAAGAATACGAACAAAAAAACAAAGAAGACACCGAATATCAATTCGGCATCTACCTAAATGAGGACAATCGCTTGCTCGGCACCATCGGCCTCTTCCAAGTCATGCGGAGTTCACTCCAAAGCGCCGTCCTAGGCTATTTCCTGGACAAGGCTCACAACGGAAAAGGCTACACAACCCAAGCAGTCAAACTTATTGTTAACTATGCCTTTGAAGAACTCAAACTCCACCGCATCGAAGCCGGCGTCATGCCACACAACATTGGTTCTATTCGCGTACTGGAGAAAGCAGGATTTCATAAAGAAGGACTTGCGAGAAAGAATGTGATGATTAATGGGAAGTGGGAGGATCATGAGGTTTTGGCGATTTTGAATCCGGATGATTGA
- a CDS encoding GNAT family N-acetyltransferase: protein MNINVEIRRPGMEDMDELNLFFSKVIRDTFDKEGLSELLDDMKEEIECKKRYLKTDLESDGGNRYFLIALDENEFVGSIEYGPVSKLIVTCTEGALREGVEVGTVFVHPDYQRRGLGSLLLNLMLLTLQNRGINEFCLDSGYKNAQKVWRKKLGEPDYLLKDYWGEGSDHMIWKRNLNDMSLLFHL, encoded by the coding sequence ATGAACATAAATGTTGAGATAAGAAGACCAGGAATGGAAGATATGGACGAGCTGAATCTTTTTTTCAGTAAAGTCATTAGGGATACATTTGATAAAGAAGGTTTATCGGAACTACTTGACGATATGAAAGAGGAAATTGAATGTAAGAAACGATATTTGAAAACCGATCTGGAAAGCGATGGGGGGAATCGATATTTTTTAATCGCTTTAGATGAAAATGAGTTTGTCGGTTCAATTGAATATGGTCCTGTGAGTAAATTGATTGTTACTTGCACAGAGGGCGCGTTGAGAGAAGGAGTTGAGGTAGGGACCGTTTTTGTTCATCCGGATTATCAAAGACGAGGTTTAGGTTCGCTGCTTTTGAATTTAATGCTTCTTACCCTGCAGAATAGAGGAATCAACGAGTTTTGTTTGGATAGTGGATACAAAAATGCCCAAAAGGTATGGAGGAAGAAGCTTGGTGAACCTGATTATTTGCTTAAAGATTATTGGGGAGAAGGAAGTGATCATATGATTTGGAAAAGAAACCTGAATGATATGTCTCTGCTGTTTCATTTATAA